The following coding sequences are from one Arachis hypogaea cultivar Tifrunner chromosome 7, arahy.Tifrunner.gnm2.J5K5, whole genome shotgun sequence window:
- the LOC112703632 gene encoding sodium/calcium exchanger NCL2 isoform X3 has translation MRMISKTPLVFIISLPLLVNVHGRYLLPNHASEESVSDGVEEVDDHSVHPNTTSSYLLLKGIDEDHNCDQIYGFLPCTNNIFGNLFLILVYGYILFHGESYLSRGTQRIFKILGPGIFGATAFNIIPALPESLILLVPVLLVKNGKIAEEYAMIGIGSLAGSSILLLTIVWGTCVITGSKDFEHSHGITIDLETKQAASNMLGSTILLQLSYGTTTLQSIIGLIFASLLLFFYFTKQVFEPWRQKRRLEYLKHDDLMLRILSFVEKNTLQRILTKNGTPNVSAIRRLYREIDEDRSSGISASELRDLLLQNKVTDTSIDEEKEIEEVLKFFDHGHDQMITKDEFVVGFAKWLDQTKHDLDKEYLSRKSMKDLYEVFGPWTENKRKEREGKKQIISKILRHVQNDMVGNLLRNDGKPDEIAIKRLFEKIDRNKDNCVSQSELKELMMNIAFVKASMEVEKAVALVIDELDHDIDQIINEEEFVAVFEKSLNKISSHAPFSDSDSEEDIYQAWEEAGMVVENKESKAIVDKSIWGRLMATTNMVLGIVIICIVAQPLMESVRKFSNSLGVHAAFVSFVLVPLAINAREATTAIKKTSYKNSRTISLAISEIYGGVLMNNIVGFFAISIMIYVRQVTHVFPSELMVATLVCQIISVILGCHYTFSPWSCVYAYFAYFFSLVLSFCI, from the exons ATGAGGATGATTTCCAAAACACCATTAGTGTTCATTATCTCTCTTCCATTGCTGGTTAATGTCCATGGTCGCTATCTACTTCCAAATCATGCTTCTGAAGAATCAGTTTCAGATGGAGTTGAAGAAGTTGATGATCATAGTGTTCACCCCAACACAACTTCTTCTTATTTGCTACTCAAAGGAATTGATGAAGATCATAACTGTGACCAAATTTACGGATTTCTGCCATGCACAAACAACATATTTGGGAATCTCTTTCTAATTTTGGTGTATGGATACATCCTTTTTCATGGAGAATCGTATCTGAGTAGAGGGACTCAACGAATCTTCAAGATTCTTGGCCCTGGTATCTTTGGTGCTACAGCTTTTAACATCATTCCTGCTCTTCCAGAGTCCTTGATTCTTCTTG TTCCAGTACTACTTGTGAAGAATGGAAAGATAGCAGAAGAATATGCTATGATTGGAATTGGATCATTGGCTGGATCATCAATCTTGCTTCTGACTATAGTTTGGGGAACATGTGTTATCACTGGCAGCAAAGATTTTGAGCACA GTCATGGCATTACTATAGATTTGGAGACAAAACAAGCAGCAAGCAATATGTTAGGTTCAACAATTTTATTACAATTATCTTATGGGACAACAACTCTGCAATCCATAATTGGTCTCATCTttgcttcccttcttctcttcttttattttactaaacaG GTTTTTGAACCTTGGCgacagaaaagaagattggaatACTTGAAACATGATGATTTAATGTTAAGAATACTAAGTTTTGTAGAAAAGAATACTCTACAAAGGATACTCACCAAGAATGGGACTCCAAATGTGAGTGCCATTAGAAG GTTGTACAGGGAAATAGATGAAGATAGGAGCAGTGGCATATCAGCTTCTGAACTAAGAGACCTATTGCTACAAAACAAAGTAACAGACACAAGTATCGACGAGGAGAAAGAAATAGAAGAGGTATTGAAATTTTTTGATCATGGTCATGATCAAATGATAACCAAGGATGAGTTTGTTGTTGGCTTTGCAAAGTGGCTTGATCAAACAAAGCATGATTTGGATAAAGAGTATCTTTCAAGGAAATCAATGAAGGACTTATATGAG GTTTTTGGGCCATGgactgaaaacaaaagaaaagaaagagaagggaagaaACAAATCATATCTAAAATATTAAGGCATGTTCAGAATGATATGGTTGGAAACCTTCTCAGAAATGATGGAAAACCTGATGAGATAGCCATTAAAAG GTTGTTCGAAAAAATTGACCGCAATAAAGACAACTGCGTCTCGCAATCTGAACTGAAAGAACTAATGATGAACATCGCATTTGTTAAAGCATCAATGGAAGTGGAGAAGGCAGTTGCTTTAGTCATTGATGAACTTGACCATGACATAGATCAGATAATCAATGAGGAGGAATTTGTTGCTGTGTTTgagaaatcacttaacaaaattTCAAGTCATGCTCCTTTTTCTGATTCTGACTCTGAAGAAGATATATATCAA GCATGGGAAGAGGCAGGCATGGTGGtggaaaataaagaaagcaaagcaATAGTAGATAAATCAATATGGGGAAGGTTGATGGCCACAACAAATATGGTGCTAGGAATTGTTATTATATGCATTGTGGCACAACCGCTTATGGAAAGTGTCAGAAAATTCTCCAACAGTTTAGGAGTTCATGCTGCCTTTGTCTCATTTGTTCTAGTCCCCTTGGCCATAAATGCAAGAGAAGCAACTACAGCAATTAAAAAAACAAGCTATAAGAATTCTAGGACTATTTCTCTTGCTATTTCTGAG ATATATGGAGGGGTTCTCATGAATAACATTGTTGGATTTTTTGCTATCTCCATTATGATCTATGTCCGACAAGTTACTCATGTATTCCCATCAGAATTGATGGTCGCTACACTTGTTTGTCAGATTATAAGCGTTATTTTAGGTTGTCACTACACTTTCTCTCCATGGTCATGTGTATATGCTTATTTTGCATATTTTTTCtccttggttttgagtttttgtatttag
- the LOC112703632 gene encoding sodium/calcium exchanger NCL2 isoform X1, whose protein sequence is MRMISKTPLVFIISLPLLVNVHGRYLLPNHASEESVSDGVEEVDDHSVHPNTTSSYLLLKGIDEDHNCDQIYGFLPCTNNIFGNLFLILVYGYILFHGESYLSRGTQRIFKILGPGIFGATAFNIIPALPESLILLVPVLLVKNGKIAEEYAMIGIGSLAGSSILLLTIVWGTCVITGSKDFEHSEGSNSSSSSSPKTLKPSFTSHGITIDLETKQAASNMLGSTILLQLSYGTTTLQSIIGLIFASLLLFFYFTKQVFEPWRQKRRLEYLKHDDLMLRILSFVEKNTLQRILTKNGTPNVSAIRRLYREIDEDRSSGISASELRDLLLQNKVTDTSIDEEKEIEEVLKFFDHGHDQMITKDEFVVGFAKWLDQTKHDLDKEYLSRKSMKDLYEVFGPWTENKRKEREGKKQIISKILRHVQNDMVGNLLRNDGKPDEIAIKRLFEKIDRNKDNCVSQSELKELMMNIAFVKASMEVEKAVALVIDELDHDIDQIINEEEFVAVFEKSLNKISSHAPFSDSDSEEDIYQAWEEAGMVVENKESKAIVDKSIWGRLMATTNMVLGIVIICIVAQPLMESVRKFSNSLGVHAAFVSFVLVPLAINAREATTAIKKTSYKNSRTISLAISEIYGGVLMNNIVGFFAISIMIYVRQVTHVFPSELMVATLVCQIISVILGCHYTFSPWSCVYAYFAYFFSLVLSFCI, encoded by the exons ATGAGGATGATTTCCAAAACACCATTAGTGTTCATTATCTCTCTTCCATTGCTGGTTAATGTCCATGGTCGCTATCTACTTCCAAATCATGCTTCTGAAGAATCAGTTTCAGATGGAGTTGAAGAAGTTGATGATCATAGTGTTCACCCCAACACAACTTCTTCTTATTTGCTACTCAAAGGAATTGATGAAGATCATAACTGTGACCAAATTTACGGATTTCTGCCATGCACAAACAACATATTTGGGAATCTCTTTCTAATTTTGGTGTATGGATACATCCTTTTTCATGGAGAATCGTATCTGAGTAGAGGGACTCAACGAATCTTCAAGATTCTTGGCCCTGGTATCTTTGGTGCTACAGCTTTTAACATCATTCCTGCTCTTCCAGAGTCCTTGATTCTTCTTG TTCCAGTACTACTTGTGAAGAATGGAAAGATAGCAGAAGAATATGCTATGATTGGAATTGGATCATTGGCTGGATCATCAATCTTGCTTCTGACTATAGTTTGGGGAACATGTGTTATCACTGGCAGCAAAGATTTTGAGCACAGTGAAGGATctaactcatcatcatcatcatcacctaaAACTCTCAAACCTTCATTCACTA GTCATGGCATTACTATAGATTTGGAGACAAAACAAGCAGCAAGCAATATGTTAGGTTCAACAATTTTATTACAATTATCTTATGGGACAACAACTCTGCAATCCATAATTGGTCTCATCTttgcttcccttcttctcttcttttattttactaaacaG GTTTTTGAACCTTGGCgacagaaaagaagattggaatACTTGAAACATGATGATTTAATGTTAAGAATACTAAGTTTTGTAGAAAAGAATACTCTACAAAGGATACTCACCAAGAATGGGACTCCAAATGTGAGTGCCATTAGAAG GTTGTACAGGGAAATAGATGAAGATAGGAGCAGTGGCATATCAGCTTCTGAACTAAGAGACCTATTGCTACAAAACAAAGTAACAGACACAAGTATCGACGAGGAGAAAGAAATAGAAGAGGTATTGAAATTTTTTGATCATGGTCATGATCAAATGATAACCAAGGATGAGTTTGTTGTTGGCTTTGCAAAGTGGCTTGATCAAACAAAGCATGATTTGGATAAAGAGTATCTTTCAAGGAAATCAATGAAGGACTTATATGAG GTTTTTGGGCCATGgactgaaaacaaaagaaaagaaagagaagggaagaaACAAATCATATCTAAAATATTAAGGCATGTTCAGAATGATATGGTTGGAAACCTTCTCAGAAATGATGGAAAACCTGATGAGATAGCCATTAAAAG GTTGTTCGAAAAAATTGACCGCAATAAAGACAACTGCGTCTCGCAATCTGAACTGAAAGAACTAATGATGAACATCGCATTTGTTAAAGCATCAATGGAAGTGGAGAAGGCAGTTGCTTTAGTCATTGATGAACTTGACCATGACATAGATCAGATAATCAATGAGGAGGAATTTGTTGCTGTGTTTgagaaatcacttaacaaaattTCAAGTCATGCTCCTTTTTCTGATTCTGACTCTGAAGAAGATATATATCAA GCATGGGAAGAGGCAGGCATGGTGGtggaaaataaagaaagcaaagcaATAGTAGATAAATCAATATGGGGAAGGTTGATGGCCACAACAAATATGGTGCTAGGAATTGTTATTATATGCATTGTGGCACAACCGCTTATGGAAAGTGTCAGAAAATTCTCCAACAGTTTAGGAGTTCATGCTGCCTTTGTCTCATTTGTTCTAGTCCCCTTGGCCATAAATGCAAGAGAAGCAACTACAGCAATTAAAAAAACAAGCTATAAGAATTCTAGGACTATTTCTCTTGCTATTTCTGAG ATATATGGAGGGGTTCTCATGAATAACATTGTTGGATTTTTTGCTATCTCCATTATGATCTATGTCCGACAAGTTACTCATGTATTCCCATCAGAATTGATGGTCGCTACACTTGTTTGTCAGATTATAAGCGTTATTTTAGGTTGTCACTACACTTTCTCTCCATGGTCATGTGTATATGCTTATTTTGCATATTTTTTCtccttggttttgagtttttgtatttag
- the LOC112703632 gene encoding sodium/calcium exchanger NCL isoform X2 codes for MRMISKTPLVFIISLPLLVNVHGRYLLPNHASEESVSDGVEEVDDHSVHPNTTSSYLLLKGIDEDHNCDQIYGFLPCTNNIFGNLFLILVYGYILFHGESYLSRGTQRIFKILGPGIFGATAFNIIPALPESLILLVPVLLVKNGKIAEEYAMIGIGSLAGSSILLLTIVWGTCVITGSKDFEHSEGSNSSSSSSPKTLKPSFTSHGITIDLETKQAASNMLGSTILLQLSYGTTTLQSIIGLIFASLLLFFYFTKQVFEPWRQKRRLEYLKHDDLMLRILSFVEKNTLQRILTKNGTPNVSAIRREIDEDRSSGISASELRDLLLQNKVTDTSIDEEKEIEEVLKFFDHGHDQMITKDEFVVGFAKWLDQTKHDLDKEYLSRKSMKDLYEVFGPWTENKRKEREGKKQIISKILRHVQNDMVGNLLRNDGKPDEIAIKRLFEKIDRNKDNCVSQSELKELMMNIAFVKASMEVEKAVALVIDELDHDIDQIINEEEFVAVFEKSLNKISSHAPFSDSDSEEDIYQAWEEAGMVVENKESKAIVDKSIWGRLMATTNMVLGIVIICIVAQPLMESVRKFSNSLGVHAAFVSFVLVPLAINAREATTAIKKTSYKNSRTISLAISEIYGGVLMNNIVGFFAISIMIYVRQVTHVFPSELMVATLVCQIISVILGCHYTFSPWSCVYAYFAYFFSLVLSFCI; via the exons ATGAGGATGATTTCCAAAACACCATTAGTGTTCATTATCTCTCTTCCATTGCTGGTTAATGTCCATGGTCGCTATCTACTTCCAAATCATGCTTCTGAAGAATCAGTTTCAGATGGAGTTGAAGAAGTTGATGATCATAGTGTTCACCCCAACACAACTTCTTCTTATTTGCTACTCAAAGGAATTGATGAAGATCATAACTGTGACCAAATTTACGGATTTCTGCCATGCACAAACAACATATTTGGGAATCTCTTTCTAATTTTGGTGTATGGATACATCCTTTTTCATGGAGAATCGTATCTGAGTAGAGGGACTCAACGAATCTTCAAGATTCTTGGCCCTGGTATCTTTGGTGCTACAGCTTTTAACATCATTCCTGCTCTTCCAGAGTCCTTGATTCTTCTTG TTCCAGTACTACTTGTGAAGAATGGAAAGATAGCAGAAGAATATGCTATGATTGGAATTGGATCATTGGCTGGATCATCAATCTTGCTTCTGACTATAGTTTGGGGAACATGTGTTATCACTGGCAGCAAAGATTTTGAGCACAGTGAAGGATctaactcatcatcatcatcatcacctaaAACTCTCAAACCTTCATTCACTA GTCATGGCATTACTATAGATTTGGAGACAAAACAAGCAGCAAGCAATATGTTAGGTTCAACAATTTTATTACAATTATCTTATGGGACAACAACTCTGCAATCCATAATTGGTCTCATCTttgcttcccttcttctcttcttttattttactaaacaG GTTTTTGAACCTTGGCgacagaaaagaagattggaatACTTGAAACATGATGATTTAATGTTAAGAATACTAAGTTTTGTAGAAAAGAATACTCTACAAAGGATACTCACCAAGAATGGGACTCCAAATGTGAGTGCCATTAGAAG GGAAATAGATGAAGATAGGAGCAGTGGCATATCAGCTTCTGAACTAAGAGACCTATTGCTACAAAACAAAGTAACAGACACAAGTATCGACGAGGAGAAAGAAATAGAAGAGGTATTGAAATTTTTTGATCATGGTCATGATCAAATGATAACCAAGGATGAGTTTGTTGTTGGCTTTGCAAAGTGGCTTGATCAAACAAAGCATGATTTGGATAAAGAGTATCTTTCAAGGAAATCAATGAAGGACTTATATGAG GTTTTTGGGCCATGgactgaaaacaaaagaaaagaaagagaagggaagaaACAAATCATATCTAAAATATTAAGGCATGTTCAGAATGATATGGTTGGAAACCTTCTCAGAAATGATGGAAAACCTGATGAGATAGCCATTAAAAG GTTGTTCGAAAAAATTGACCGCAATAAAGACAACTGCGTCTCGCAATCTGAACTGAAAGAACTAATGATGAACATCGCATTTGTTAAAGCATCAATGGAAGTGGAGAAGGCAGTTGCTTTAGTCATTGATGAACTTGACCATGACATAGATCAGATAATCAATGAGGAGGAATTTGTTGCTGTGTTTgagaaatcacttaacaaaattTCAAGTCATGCTCCTTTTTCTGATTCTGACTCTGAAGAAGATATATATCAA GCATGGGAAGAGGCAGGCATGGTGGtggaaaataaagaaagcaaagcaATAGTAGATAAATCAATATGGGGAAGGTTGATGGCCACAACAAATATGGTGCTAGGAATTGTTATTATATGCATTGTGGCACAACCGCTTATGGAAAGTGTCAGAAAATTCTCCAACAGTTTAGGAGTTCATGCTGCCTTTGTCTCATTTGTTCTAGTCCCCTTGGCCATAAATGCAAGAGAAGCAACTACAGCAATTAAAAAAACAAGCTATAAGAATTCTAGGACTATTTCTCTTGCTATTTCTGAG ATATATGGAGGGGTTCTCATGAATAACATTGTTGGATTTTTTGCTATCTCCATTATGATCTATGTCCGACAAGTTACTCATGTATTCCCATCAGAATTGATGGTCGCTACACTTGTTTGTCAGATTATAAGCGTTATTTTAGGTTGTCACTACACTTTCTCTCCATGGTCATGTGTATATGCTTATTTTGCATATTTTTTCtccttggttttgagtttttgtatttag